The Thiorhodovibrio litoralis genome includes a window with the following:
- the fliN gene encoding flagellar motor switch protein FliN has translation MSEDKENAVVEDAEDGGNDQSAADDWAAALEEQRHEEQQGGGDAQADVDAAMAAAAPGGGSSDPRSPEWLGGGGDPGAATPMQPEEFAQSVPDGVDAVNLDMVLDVPVTISMEIGRTRIPIRNLLQLNQGSVVELDRLAGEPLNVLVNGTLIAHGEVVVVNEKFGIRLTDVISPSERIRKINK, from the coding sequence ATGAGCGAGGACAAGGAAAACGCGGTTGTCGAGGATGCGGAGGACGGTGGCAACGACCAATCCGCGGCCGACGACTGGGCCGCAGCGCTCGAGGAGCAGCGGCATGAAGAGCAACAAGGCGGCGGTGACGCGCAGGCCGATGTCGATGCCGCGATGGCGGCGGCCGCCCCTGGCGGCGGCAGCTCCGACCCGCGCAGCCCAGAGTGGCTGGGTGGCGGCGGCGATCCGGGCGCCGCGACACCCATGCAGCCAGAGGAATTCGCCCAGTCGGTGCCCGATGGTGTTGATGCGGTCAATCTCGACATGGTGCTGGATGTTCCCGTCACCATCTCGATGGAAATTGGCCGCACCCGGATTCCAATCCGCAACTTGCTGCAGCTCAACCAGGGCTCGGTGGTCGAGCTCGACCGCCTCGCCGGTGAGCCGCTGAACGTGCTGGTCAATGGCACCCTGATTGCACATGGCGAGGTGGTGGTGGTGAATGAAAAATTCGGCATTCGCCTGACCGATGTTATCAGCCCCAGCGAGCGCATCAGGAAGATCAACAAGTGA
- the fliQ gene encoding flagellar biosynthesis protein FliQ, whose protein sequence is MTPEMVIDVGKDAGTVLLLLATPPLLTGLAVGVLIGMIQAATSIQEMTLTFIPKLLGVFTAMLFSGHWMLATITDYTTGLYDSIPSLLG, encoded by the coding sequence ATGACTCCGGAAATGGTGATCGATGTCGGAAAAGATGCGGGAACCGTGCTGTTATTGCTGGCTACGCCCCCCCTGCTGACAGGTCTGGCCGTCGGCGTACTGATTGGCATGATCCAGGCCGCGACCTCGATTCAAGAGATGACGCTGACCTTCATCCCCAAGCTGCTTGGCGTCTTTACCGCCATGCTCTTTTCCGGCCACTGGATGTTGGCGACCATTACCGACTACACCACCGGACTCTACGACAGCATTCCCTCGCTGTTGGGCTGA
- the fliR gene encoding flagellar biosynthetic protein FliR — MSITADQIMSWTLSVIWPFVRISAMLLVAPIFGARGVNGRMRIGFGLLLALMIAPQLPAPPMIDVLSMQGLVIAIQQVLIGIAMGFVLQMVFSSLTQAGESVALSMGLGFASVVDPAAGVQVPIVSQFFVIIATLLFLAMNGHLVLLEMLLLSFSSLPIGVGGLVPDDFWTLLNFGTTMFSGALLIALPAVASLLMVNLAMGVVARTAPQLNIFAVGFPVMMLAGFVLLSILLPSVFARLGELLTLGFELIQRLIGL, encoded by the coding sequence ATCAGCATCACAGCCGATCAGATCATGAGCTGGACCCTGTCGGTGATCTGGCCCTTCGTGCGCATTAGCGCCATGCTGCTGGTGGCGCCGATCTTCGGCGCCCGCGGCGTCAATGGCAGAATGCGCATCGGCTTTGGCCTGCTGCTGGCCTTGATGATCGCACCCCAGTTGCCAGCCCCGCCGATGATCGACGTGCTCAGCATGCAGGGGTTGGTCATTGCGATTCAGCAGGTGCTGATCGGCATCGCCATGGGCTTTGTACTACAGATGGTGTTTTCATCCCTGACCCAGGCGGGCGAGAGCGTGGCGCTGTCAATGGGACTTGGCTTTGCCTCGGTGGTTGACCCGGCTGCTGGTGTGCAAGTGCCCATCGTCTCGCAGTTTTTCGTCATCATCGCCACCCTGCTGTTCCTGGCCATGAACGGCCATCTGGTGCTGCTTGAGATGCTGCTGCTGAGCTTTTCCAGTCTGCCGATCGGCGTCGGCGGTCTGGTGCCGGACGATTTCTGGACGCTGCTGAATTTTGGTACCACCATGTTCAGTGGTGCCTTGTTGATCGCGCTGCCAGCCGTTGCCTCGCTGCTGATGGTCAATCTGGCCATGGGTGTGGTGGCGCGCACCGCGCCGCAGCTCAATATTTTTGCGGTGGGCTTTCCGGTCATGATGTTGGCCGGCTTTGTGCTTCTCAGTATTTTGCTGCCGAGCGTTTTTGCCCGATTAGGCGAGTTATTGACACTGGGCTTTGAGTTGATCCAGCGCCTGATTGGACTCTGA
- the fliO gene encoding flagellar biosynthetic protein FliO translates to MTPAHYGQRRLRAGASRLVGQLALLLAAQFATLDALFAQTPAASEQAAAAASQFAGASYGSGGYLAQLIGGLAFVVIAILVFAWFMRRFSGTSSRGLPRAIEILAVRSVGTRERLMLVQVGEEQVLIGVSPTGMRALHRLEKPLKSPSASEPSLGKKAGVDFASLLRKQMSKTTDA, encoded by the coding sequence GTGACACCCGCACACTACGGCCAACGCCGGCTCCGCGCGGGCGCTTCGCGGCTGGTCGGTCAATTGGCCTTGCTGTTGGCTGCCCAGTTCGCAACCCTGGACGCGCTCTTTGCACAAACGCCTGCGGCGAGCGAGCAGGCCGCCGCTGCGGCCAGTCAGTTCGCCGGCGCCAGCTATGGCTCCGGGGGGTACTTGGCGCAGCTTATCGGCGGGCTGGCGTTCGTGGTGATCGCCATTCTGGTGTTTGCCTGGTTCATGCGTCGGTTTTCTGGCACCTCGAGCAGGGGACTCCCGCGAGCGATCGAAATTCTGGCGGTTCGCTCCGTCGGCACGCGCGAGCGGTTGATGCTCGTGCAGGTCGGCGAGGAGCAGGTGTTGATCGGGGTCTCCCCGACCGGCATGCGCGCCCTGCACCGGCTTGAGAAACCGCTGAAATCCCCCTCCGCATCGGAACCTTCGCTTGGAAAGAAAGCTGGCGTCGATTTTGCTTCTCTGCTGCGCAAGCAGATGAGCAAGACCACAGACGCATGA
- the fliP gene encoding flagellar type III secretion system pore protein FliP (The bacterial flagellar biogenesis protein FliP forms a type III secretion system (T3SS)-type pore required for flagellar assembly.), giving the protein MSPIQTPNPSRTGPTAGLITLLALAAGTTCLLFAPESWAQTGGLNALTVTTGPNGGETYSITLQVLIIMTLLTLLPSALIMMTSFTRIVIVLGILRQGLGTTQTPSNQVLLGLALFLTLFIMGPVFQDIYSDAIVPYMNEELGTEEALSTAVGPLRTFMLAQTREIDLAMFANINGIDGFDSPDAIPLNLLVPAFVTSELKTAFQIAFLILIPFLIIDMVVASVLMSMGMMMLSPMIISLPFKIMLFVLIDGWSLIMGTLARSFYS; this is encoded by the coding sequence ATGAGCCCGATCCAAACCCCCAATCCATCGCGCACCGGACCGACAGCCGGCTTGATCACCCTGCTGGCTCTCGCCGCCGGGACGACCTGCCTGCTGTTCGCGCCTGAGTCCTGGGCACAGACCGGCGGCCTGAACGCCCTGACGGTCACCACTGGGCCGAACGGCGGGGAAACTTACTCGATCACGCTGCAGGTGCTGATCATCATGACCCTGCTGACGCTGTTGCCGTCGGCGCTGATCATGATGACTTCCTTTACGCGCATTGTGATTGTCCTTGGCATTCTGCGCCAGGGCCTGGGGACCACGCAGACGCCCTCCAATCAGGTACTGCTCGGACTCGCGCTCTTCTTGACGCTGTTCATTATGGGACCGGTGTTTCAGGACATCTACAGCGACGCCATCGTGCCCTACATGAACGAAGAGCTCGGCACCGAAGAGGCGCTGAGCACGGCAGTCGGTCCGCTGCGGACCTTCATGCTGGCGCAAACCCGCGAGATCGATCTGGCGATGTTTGCCAACATCAACGGTATCGACGGCTTTGATAGCCCGGACGCCATTCCGCTCAACCTGCTCGTGCCGGCCTTTGTTACCAGCGAGCTCAAGACGGCATTTCAGATTGCCTTTCTGATCCTGATTCCTTTTCTGATCATCGACATGGTCGTCGCCAGTGTGCTCATGTCCATGGGCATGATGATGCTCTCGCCGATGATTATCTCGTTGCCGTTCAAGATCATGCTGTTCGTGCTGATCGACGGCTGGTCGCTGATCATGGGCACCCTGGCACGCAGCTTTTACAGCTGA
- the flhB gene encoding flagellar biosynthesis protein FlhB has protein sequence MAENENGQEKTEEPTGKRVRESREKGQVPRSKELNTVIELIVASTFMLLFGSYLGIGMANQFADSLTLERDMLFDPAVLPAYFGEQFGRALLNLSPLLGLLAVAALIGPVIIGGANFSSQALQPKFSKLNPIKGMKRFVSPTGLMELGKALGKFLLVGGVAAMVLSTIVDEVLMLGEEPVKEAIIHSAHLAAWVFLMVSAVLILIALIDVPFQLWNHNKQLKMTLQEVKDEHKETEGKPEVKGKIRQMQMEMAQRRMMSEVPKADVIITNPTHYAVAISYKPGAMSAPRLLAKGVDDVAFKIRELAEEHLITTVEAPKVARAIYFTTELNKEIPGGLFVAVARILAYVYQLKRPNTHPSMPHDLPVPEEYLDPTSARRARRAH, from the coding sequence ATGGCCGAAAACGAAAACGGCCAAGAAAAAACCGAAGAACCCACTGGCAAACGGGTCCGCGAATCACGCGAGAAAGGCCAGGTTCCCCGCTCCAAGGAGCTCAATACCGTCATTGAGCTGATTGTGGCCAGCACCTTCATGCTGCTGTTCGGCTCCTATCTGGGCATCGGCATGGCCAATCAGTTCGCCGACAGCCTGACGCTTGAGCGCGACATGCTGTTTGATCCTGCCGTACTTCCCGCCTACTTTGGCGAACAGTTCGGCCGCGCATTGCTCAATCTCTCCCCGCTGCTCGGTTTGCTAGCGGTGGCCGCCTTGATCGGGCCAGTGATCATCGGCGGTGCCAATTTCTCGTCACAAGCACTGCAGCCGAAATTCAGCAAGCTCAACCCGATAAAGGGCATGAAGCGCTTTGTCTCGCCCACCGGCCTGATGGAGCTTGGCAAGGCGCTTGGTAAGTTTTTACTGGTCGGCGGCGTTGCCGCCATGGTGCTTTCCACCATCGTCGACGAGGTTCTGATGCTGGGCGAGGAGCCGGTCAAGGAAGCGATTATTCATTCCGCCCATCTGGCGGCCTGGGTGTTTTTGATGGTCTCCGCGGTGCTGATTCTGATCGCCCTGATCGATGTACCCTTTCAGCTGTGGAACCACAACAAGCAGCTCAAGATGACGCTGCAAGAGGTGAAGGACGAGCACAAGGAGACGGAAGGCAAGCCCGAGGTCAAAGGGAAAATCCGCCAGATGCAAATGGAGATGGCGCAACGGCGCATGATGTCCGAAGTTCCTAAGGCCGACGTCATCATTACCAACCCGACCCATTATGCGGTGGCAATCTCTTATAAGCCGGGCGCCATGAGCGCGCCGCGGCTGTTGGCCAAGGGCGTTGACGATGTGGCCTTCAAGATTCGCGAGCTGGCCGAGGAGCATCTGATTACCACCGTGGAAGCGCCTAAGGTGGCACGCGCGATCTACTTCACCACCGAGCTAAATAAGGAAATCCCCGGCGGACTTTTTGTCGCCGTGGCGCGCATCCTGGCCTATGTCTATCAGCTTAAGCGCCCGAATACGCACCCGAGCATGCCGCACGACCTGCCGGTACCTGAGGAGTATCTCGATCCGACCTCGGCGCGCCGTGCGCGCAGGGCACACTGA
- the flhA gene encoding flagellar biosynthesis protein FlhA, with amino-acid sequence MATIAERLQSLRGFGLGAPVLIMALLSMLVLPLPPFILDILFTFNIALSLVVIMVAIYTPRPLEFAIFPTVLLVATLLRLALNVASTRVILLNGADGTGAAGRVVQAFGDFVIGGNFAAGLVVFSILVIINFVVVTKGAGRVSEVSARFTLDAMPGKQMAIDADLNAGLIDQDTARTRREEIAQEADFYGSMDGASKFVRGDAVAGILILFINVIGGLIIGTTQHDMTFSDAASNFVLLTIGDGLVAQLPSLLLSSATALIVTRVSTAQDMGSQVSKQLFQNPKVLYVSSGIIGILGLIPGMPNMVFLGLASMFAGAGYQISRRARELEAVDAQAALPPGVDVPSPEQRDLSWEDVPAVDLVALEVGYRLIPLVDRSQDGQLMGRIKGVRRKLSQELGFLIQPVHIRDNLELGPNQYRIALLGVNVASAEVFPDRELAINPGQVFGKVPGTPTKDPTFNLDALWIDPSDRDAAQGAGYTVVDGATVIATHLSQVLRESAYRLIGYEEVQHLLDQLGRRSPKLVENLFSKQLSLGAVLKVLQNLLAEQVSIRDIRTIAETLAERSQTSQDPDTLTAAVRVALARSIVQDLIGPSEELPLIALDPSLEQLLHKSLQTSQGETIGIEPSLAERVQRSVADAARRQEVEGAPAVLVVAPEIRSWISSWLRGAVRNLTVIAFTEIPDNRRIRVVATVGQNEARAA; translated from the coding sequence ATGGCCACCATCGCCGAAAGACTGCAATCCCTGCGCGGCTTCGGGCTTGGCGCGCCCGTGCTCATTATGGCCTTATTGTCTATGTTGGTGCTGCCGCTACCGCCCTTCATTCTGGACATTCTCTTTACCTTCAACATCGCGCTGTCGCTGGTCGTGATCATGGTCGCGATCTACACCCCGCGACCGCTCGAGTTCGCCATCTTCCCGACCGTGTTGCTGGTCGCCACCCTGCTGCGCCTGGCGCTCAATGTCGCCTCGACGCGGGTGATCCTGCTCAATGGTGCCGACGGTACAGGTGCAGCCGGGCGCGTGGTGCAGGCTTTTGGTGATTTCGTCATCGGCGGTAACTTCGCCGCCGGTCTGGTGGTGTTCTCCATTCTGGTCATTATCAATTTCGTGGTGGTCACCAAGGGCGCCGGACGCGTATCTGAGGTCAGCGCCCGCTTCACCCTGGATGCCATGCCTGGCAAGCAGATGGCAATCGACGCCGACCTCAATGCCGGTCTGATCGATCAGGATACCGCCCGCACGCGGCGCGAGGAGATTGCCCAGGAGGCTGATTTCTACGGTTCGATGGACGGCGCCAGCAAGTTCGTGCGCGGGGATGCCGTCGCCGGCATTCTGATTTTGTTCATCAACGTTATTGGCGGGCTGATCATCGGTACCACGCAGCACGACATGACGTTCAGCGACGCCGCATCCAACTTCGTGCTGCTGACCATCGGCGACGGTCTGGTTGCCCAATTGCCGTCACTGCTGCTGTCATCCGCGACCGCGCTCATCGTCACCCGCGTCTCCACCGCGCAGGACATGGGCAGCCAGGTGAGCAAGCAGCTGTTCCAGAACCCCAAGGTGCTTTATGTCTCCTCCGGGATCATTGGTATTTTGGGCTTGATTCCCGGCATGCCCAACATGGTGTTCTTGGGGCTTGCGAGCATGTTCGCAGGGGCTGGGTATCAGATCAGCCGCCGCGCGCGCGAGCTAGAAGCCGTTGACGCTCAGGCAGCGCTGCCACCCGGAGTCGACGTGCCCTCACCCGAGCAGCGCGACCTGTCCTGGGAGGATGTGCCGGCGGTCGATCTGGTGGCGCTGGAGGTCGGCTACCGGCTGATTCCGCTGGTCGACCGCAGTCAGGACGGCCAGTTGATGGGCCGCATCAAGGGCGTGCGTCGCAAGCTGTCGCAGGAGCTGGGCTTCTTGATTCAGCCGGTGCACATTCGCGACAACCTGGAGCTTGGCCCGAACCAATACCGCATTGCGTTGCTGGGTGTGAATGTCGCCAGTGCCGAGGTCTTCCCGGACCGCGAGCTCGCGATCAACCCCGGGCAGGTGTTCGGCAAGGTCCCGGGCACGCCGACCAAGGACCCGACTTTTAACCTCGACGCGCTCTGGATCGATCCCTCCGACCGCGATGCCGCGCAAGGCGCCGGCTACACCGTGGTCGATGGCGCGACCGTGATCGCCACCCATCTGTCGCAGGTGCTGCGCGAGAGCGCCTATCGGCTGATCGGCTACGAAGAAGTCCAGCATCTGCTCGATCAACTCGGGCGGCGTTCGCCCAAGCTGGTCGAGAACCTGTTCTCCAAGCAGCTCTCCCTTGGTGCGGTCCTCAAGGTACTGCAGAATCTGCTCGCCGAGCAGGTGTCCATCCGCGATATCCGCACTATCGCCGAAACCTTGGCGGAACGCTCGCAGACGAGTCAGGATCCCGACACATTAACGGCCGCCGTGCGCGTCGCGCTGGCGCGCTCCATCGTGCAGGACCTGATCGGCCCTAGCGAAGAGCTGCCGCTGATCGCGCTCGACCCCTCATTGGAACAGCTCTTGCATAAGTCACTTCAGACCAGTCAGGGCGAGACCATCGGGATCGAGCCCAGCCTGGCCGAGCGGGTGCAGCGGTCCGTGGCAGATGCGGCCCGCCGACAGGAGGTCGAAGGCGCACCGGCGGTCCTGGTGGTGGCGCCGGAAATCCGCTCCTGGATCTCGAGCTGGTTGCGCGGCGCGGTGCGGAATCTGACAGTGATCGCCTTTACTGAGATTCCGGACAACAGGC